Proteins co-encoded in one Pseudorhizobium banfieldiae genomic window:
- a CDS encoding carbohydrate ABC transporter permease: MSKARSSLLRSGLIHIALITYTLIALFPVFLTLVNSLKARNAIFREPMALPTPKTFSLVGYETVLKQGDFVGYFQNSLIVTVVAIALVLLFGAMAAFALSEYRFRGNTLMGLYLALGIMIPIRLGTVAILQGMVATGLVNTLTALILVYTAQGLPLAIFILSEFMRTVSDDLKNAGRIDGLSEYAIFFRLVLPLVRPAMATVAVFTMIPIWNDLWFPLILAPGEATKTITLGAQMFIGQYVTNWNAVLSALSLAILPVLVLYVIFSRQLIRGITSGAVK, translated from the coding sequence ATGTCCAAAGCACGTTCTTCCCTTCTTCGCTCCGGGCTCATCCATATAGCGTTGATCACCTATACGCTGATCGCGCTCTTTCCGGTCTTCCTGACGCTGGTGAACTCGCTGAAGGCACGCAACGCCATCTTCCGCGAGCCGATGGCCCTGCCGACGCCGAAGACCTTCAGCCTTGTCGGCTACGAGACGGTGCTGAAGCAGGGCGATTTCGTCGGCTATTTCCAGAACAGCCTGATCGTCACTGTCGTCGCGATCGCGCTGGTCCTGCTGTTCGGTGCCATGGCCGCCTTCGCTCTCTCCGAATATCGCTTCCGCGGCAATACGCTGATGGGTCTTTATCTCGCGCTTGGGATCATGATCCCGATCCGCCTGGGTACGGTTGCCATCCTGCAGGGCATGGTGGCGACGGGTCTCGTCAATACGCTGACTGCGCTCATCCTCGTCTATACGGCGCAGGGCCTGCCGCTGGCGATCTTCATCCTTTCGGAGTTCATGCGCACCGTTTCCGACGACCTTAAGAATGCCGGGCGCATCGACGGCCTGTCCGAATACGCGATCTTCTTCCGCCTCGTGCTGCCGCTGGTGCGCCCGGCCATGGCGACGGTCGCCGTCTTCACCATGATCCCCATCTGGAACGACCTCTGGTTCCCGCTGATTCTGGCGCCCGGTGAGGCGACCAAGACGATCACGCTGGGCGCCCAGATGTTCATCGGCCAGTATGTCACCAACTGGAACGCCGTGCTTTCGGCCCTGTCGCTGGCCATCCTGCCGGTGCTGGTCCTCTACGTCATCTTCTCGCGGCAACTGATCCGCGGCATTACCTCCGGAGCAGTGAAGTGA
- a CDS encoding Gfo/Idh/MocA family oxidoreductase produces MNSGTNPLRVLVAGLGNMGRSHALAYHNNPGFEIVGFINRSEVALPEELQGYTIHPSFPEALAELKPDLCSICTYSDSHADYAVMAFEAGCHVFVEKPLATTVADAERVVAAAKAAERKLVIGYILRHHPSWMRLIEEARKLGPPYVFRMNLNQQSSGPTWETHKALMQTTSPIVDCGVHYVDVMCQITDAKPVQVRGMGLRLSDEVAPDMYNYGHLQVMFDDGSVGWYEAGWGPMISETAFFVKDVMSPKGSVSIVMDPNAKSDDIDTHTKTSLIRVHTAETGADGKFLRPDEDLAMAGEPGHQDLCDMEQAYVLKAIREDIDLDRHMNDAVQSLRICLAADQSVRTGAPVIL; encoded by the coding sequence GTGAATTCTGGAACCAATCCCCTCCGCGTCCTCGTCGCCGGCCTCGGCAATATGGGCCGCAGCCATGCGCTCGCCTACCACAACAACCCGGGCTTCGAGATTGTCGGTTTCATCAATCGGTCCGAAGTGGCGCTGCCGGAGGAACTACAGGGCTACACCATCCACCCGTCTTTCCCGGAGGCGCTCGCCGAGCTGAAGCCCGACCTCTGCTCGATCTGCACCTATTCGGACAGTCATGCCGACTATGCCGTCATGGCCTTCGAGGCGGGATGCCATGTCTTCGTTGAAAAGCCGCTGGCCACGACCGTGGCCGATGCAGAGCGTGTGGTGGCGGCGGCGAAGGCGGCGGAGCGCAAGCTGGTCATCGGCTACATCCTGCGCCATCACCCGTCGTGGATGCGGCTGATCGAGGAGGCGCGCAAGCTCGGGCCACCCTACGTTTTCCGCATGAACCTCAACCAGCAGTCCTCGGGCCCGACCTGGGAAACGCACAAGGCGCTGATGCAGACGACCTCGCCGATCGTCGATTGCGGCGTCCACTATGTCGACGTCATGTGCCAGATCACCGATGCCAAGCCCGTGCAGGTGCGCGGCATGGGCCTGCGCCTTTCCGACGAGGTGGCGCCTGACATGTATAACTACGGCCACCTGCAGGTGATGTTCGATGACGGTTCGGTCGGCTGGTACGAAGCGGGCTGGGGCCCGATGATCTCCGAGACCGCCTTCTTCGTGAAGGACGTGATGTCGCCCAAGGGCTCGGTCTCCATCGTCATGGATCCGAACGCGAAGTCCGACGACATCGACACGCACACCAAGACCTCGCTGATCCGGGTTCATACCGCCGAAACGGGCGCGGACGGGAAATTCCTGCGTCCGGACGAAGATCTGGCGATGGCTGGCGAACCGGGTCATCAGGACCTTTGCGACATGGAACAGGCCTATGTGCTCAAGGCCATTCGCGAGGATATCGACCTCGACCGCCACATGAACGACGCCGTGCAATCGCTGCGCATCTGCCTCGCCGCCGATCAGAGCGTGCGGACCGGCGCGCCAGTCATTCTGTAA
- a CDS encoding ABC transporter ATP-binding protein, translated as MGSLQLTSIRKSFGTHEVLKGIDLDVKDGEFVIFVGPSGCGKSTLLRVIAGLEDATAGSVRIDGAEVVNTPPAKRGIAMVFQTYALYPHLTVKDNMGLGLKQAGEAKAVIAERVAKASTMLSLDEYLGRRPAELSGGQRQRVAIGRAIVREPKLFLFDEPLSNLDAALRVHMRLEIAALHRRLKATMIYVTHDQVEAMTLADKIVVLNAGAIEQIGSPMELYNRPANLFVAGFLGSPQMNFIEAGRMGETGATTIGIRPEHIGLSREAGTWKGRVEHVEHLGADTIVYIQTEQAGLVTVRLFGEHPYSADDIVFATPDATSMHRFDADGRAIAS; from the coding sequence TTGGGTTCGCTGCAACTGACCTCCATCCGCAAGTCCTTCGGGACCCACGAGGTGCTGAAGGGGATCGATCTCGACGTGAAGGACGGCGAGTTCGTGATCTTTGTCGGGCCCTCGGGCTGCGGAAAGTCCACGCTCCTGCGCGTCATCGCGGGCTTGGAGGACGCGACTGCGGGAAGCGTCCGGATCGATGGTGCGGAAGTGGTGAACACGCCGCCCGCCAAACGCGGAATTGCCATGGTCTTCCAGACCTATGCCCTCTATCCGCACCTGACGGTGAAGGACAACATGGGGCTCGGGCTGAAGCAGGCGGGCGAGGCGAAGGCCGTGATAGCGGAGCGGGTCGCCAAGGCTTCCACTATGCTGTCCCTTGACGAATACCTCGGGCGGCGGCCTGCGGAACTGTCCGGCGGGCAGCGCCAGAGGGTCGCTATCGGCCGCGCCATCGTCCGTGAACCGAAGCTCTTCCTGTTCGACGAGCCGCTGTCCAACCTCGACGCGGCGCTCAGGGTGCACATGCGGCTGGAGATAGCTGCACTTCACCGACGCCTGAAGGCGACGATGATCTATGTCACCCACGACCAGGTCGAGGCGATGACGCTTGCCGACAAGATCGTCGTGCTGAATGCCGGCGCCATAGAGCAGATCGGCTCGCCGATGGAGCTTTACAATCGCCCGGCCAACCTCTTCGTCGCAGGCTTCCTCGGCTCTCCGCAGATGAACTTCATTGAAGCCGGGCGAATGGGCGAGACGGGGGCGACCACGATCGGCATCCGGCCGGAGCATATCGGCCTGTCCCGGGAAGCCGGCACTTGGAAGGGCAGGGTCGAGCATGTGGAGCATCTTGGGGCCGACACCATCGTCTACATCCAGACGGAGCAGGCAGGACTGGTGACGGTGCGGCTTTTCGGCGAACACCCCTATTCAGCCGACGACATTGTCTTCGCAACGCCCGATGCGACCAGCATGCACCGTTTTGACGCCGATGGTCGGGCAATCGCCAGCTGA
- a CDS encoding alpha/beta hydrolase — translation MITGAAHPPRRLRAAFLPLLLALSLAGCAGRPEGVMIPTASAAAPGKEVDIFVATTRQPSREPGILFSGERGRDLEATAITVSIPPDANREIGEVQWPKRLPPDPAKEFATVRVEPVSTETGANRWLSQHLPPTKRVLVFVHGFNNRYEEAVYRFAQIVHDSKADAAPVLFTWPSRASIFGYNYDKESANYSRDALERVLDQIADDPQVADVVVLAHSMGSWLTVEALRQMAIREGRVEPKISNIILASPDLDVDVFAQQFRTIGRDGPHFTLFVSRDDRALQLSRRISGSVDRLGQIDPTMEPYRSELENAGITVIDLTALESGDPLNHGKFAESPQVVQLIGTRLLAGQEIATANVALGERLGAIALGTAQTVGGVASATVSAPIAVFDPQTRRTYGEQINRVGRSIENTVISTVAH, via the coding sequence ATGATCACCGGCGCCGCTCATCCTCCACGTCGCCTGCGGGCAGCGTTTCTCCCCCTTCTTCTCGCCTTGAGCCTTGCCGGCTGTGCGGGGCGGCCGGAAGGGGTGATGATCCCGACGGCGTCTGCGGCAGCGCCCGGGAAGGAAGTCGACATCTTCGTTGCGACGACGCGCCAGCCCTCCAGGGAACCGGGCATCCTGTTTTCCGGCGAGCGTGGGCGCGATCTCGAGGCCACCGCCATCACCGTCTCCATTCCGCCCGATGCCAATCGCGAGATCGGCGAGGTGCAGTGGCCGAAGCGCCTGCCGCCGGACCCGGCGAAGGAATTCGCCACCGTGCGGGTCGAGCCGGTCTCGACCGAGACGGGCGCCAATCGCTGGCTCTCGCAGCACCTGCCGCCCACCAAGCGGGTGCTCGTCTTCGTCCACGGTTTCAACAACCGCTACGAGGAAGCCGTCTACCGCTTTGCCCAGATCGTGCATGATTCCAAGGCCGATGCGGCGCCCGTGCTGTTCACCTGGCCGTCTCGCGCCTCGATCTTCGGCTACAACTACGACAAGGAAAGCGCCAATTATTCGCGCGACGCGTTGGAGCGCGTGCTCGACCAGATCGCCGACGATCCGCAGGTGGCCGATGTCGTGGTGCTTGCCCATTCCATGGGCTCGTGGCTGACCGTGGAGGCACTGCGCCAGATGGCGATCCGCGAGGGTCGCGTCGAACCGAAGATCAGCAACATCATCCTCGCCTCGCCCGATCTCGACGTCGATGTCTTCGCCCAGCAGTTCCGGACGATCGGCAGGGACGGGCCGCATTTTACCCTGTTCGTTTCGCGCGACGACAGGGCGCTGCAGCTGTCGCGCCGCATCTCCGGCAGCGTCGATCGCCTGGGGCAGATCGATCCGACCATGGAGCCCTACCGTTCGGAGCTGGAAAACGCCGGGATCACGGTGATCGACCTGACGGCGCTCGAAAGCGGGGACCCGCTCAACCACGGCAAGTTTGCAGAGAGCCCGCAGGTCGTGCAGCTGATCGGCACCCGACTTCTTGCCGGGCAGGAAATAGCAACGGCCAATGTCGCGCTCGGGGAGCGGCTCGGCGCTATTGCCCTCGGCACGGCCCAGACAGTTGGCGGAGTTGCAAGCGCCACGGTCAGCGCCCCGATCGCCGTGTTCGATCCGCAGACCCGCCGCACCTATGGCGAACAGATCAACCGAGTGGGCCGGTCCATCGAGAACACCGTCATCTCCACCGTCGCGCACTAG
- a CDS encoding TIGR02300 family protein, giving the protein MAKAELGTKRTDPDTGKKFYDLNRDPVVSPYTGKSWPLSFFEENTAQMKMEQAEEEEIQEVDTENTDVELVSNDDSDDNSGDDLPDMGDDDVEIEGDDDDDTFLEADEDDDDDDMSGIIGVTGDDDEV; this is encoded by the coding sequence GTGGCAAAAGCGGAACTCGGAACCAAACGTACCGACCCGGATACCGGCAAGAAGTTCTACGACCTCAACCGCGACCCGGTCGTCTCTCCCTATACCGGCAAATCCTGGCCGCTCTCCTTCTTCGAGGAGAACACGGCTCAGATGAAGATGGAACAGGCCGAGGAAGAGGAGATCCAGGAAGTCGACACCGAGAACACGGATGTCGAACTGGTCTCGAATGACGACAGCGACGATAACAGCGGCGACGATCTTCCCGATATGGGCGATGACGACGTCGAGATCGAAGGCGACGACGACGACGACACCTTCCTGGAAGCCGACGAAGACGACGACGATGACGACATGAGCGGCATCATCGGCGTCACCGGCGACGACGACGAAGTCTGA
- the aroA gene encoding 3-phosphoshikimate 1-carboxyvinyltransferase → MSHGVALKPARSLKSADLRGTVRIPGDKSISHRSFMFGGLAAGETRITGLLEGEDVINTGKAMHAMGARIEKVGDEWIIQGTGNGALLAPEAPLDFGNAGTGCRLTMGLVGVYDFESTFIGDASLTKRPMGRVLNPLREMGVQVKAAEGDRLPVTLRGPSIPNPITYRVPMASAQVKSAVLLAGLNTPGVTTVIEPVMTRDHTEKMLQGFGANLMVELDADGVRTIRLEGRGQLIGQVIDVPGDPSSTAFPLVAALLVPGSDVTIENVLMNPTRTGLILTLQEMGADIEVINPRLAGGEDVADLRVRHSELKGVTVPADRAPSMIDEYPVLAVAAAFAEGATTMLGLEELRVKESDRLSAVADGLKLNGVDCDEGEDTLVVRGRPGGKGYGNATGSSVVTHLDHRIAMSFLVMGLVSEHAVTVDDAGIIATSFPEFMDLMTGLGARIEPVESRAA, encoded by the coding sequence ATGTCGCATGGTGTTGCGTTGAAGCCGGCCCGATCGCTGAAATCCGCCGATCTGAGGGGCACCGTCCGGATTCCCGGCGACAAGTCGATCTCGCACCGCTCCTTCATGTTCGGCGGTCTTGCTGCCGGCGAGACGCGCATTACCGGCCTGCTCGAAGGCGAGGACGTCATCAACACCGGCAAGGCGATGCACGCCATGGGTGCCCGGATCGAAAAGGTCGGCGATGAATGGATCATCCAGGGCACCGGCAACGGAGCCTTGCTTGCTCCGGAAGCGCCGCTCGATTTCGGCAATGCCGGCACCGGCTGCCGCCTGACCATGGGCCTCGTTGGCGTCTACGACTTCGAGAGCACCTTCATCGGCGACGCATCGCTGACCAAGCGGCCGATGGGCCGGGTGCTCAATCCGCTGCGTGAGATGGGGGTCCAGGTGAAGGCCGCCGAAGGCGATCGCCTGCCGGTCACGCTGCGCGGGCCCTCGATCCCGAACCCGATCACCTACCGCGTGCCGATGGCCTCTGCCCAGGTGAAGTCGGCAGTCCTGCTCGCCGGCCTCAACACGCCGGGCGTGACGACGGTCATCGAACCGGTAATGACCCGCGACCATACGGAAAAGATGCTGCAGGGCTTCGGTGCCAACCTGATGGTGGAGTTGGATGCCGACGGCGTGCGGACGATCCGTCTTGAAGGCCGCGGCCAGTTGATCGGACAGGTGATCGATGTTCCGGGCGATCCGTCCTCGACGGCGTTTCCGCTGGTGGCGGCCCTTCTGGTGCCGGGTTCCGACGTGACGATCGAAAACGTTCTGATGAACCCGACCCGCACGGGCCTCATTCTGACACTGCAGGAAATGGGCGCGGACATAGAGGTCATCAATCCGCGGCTTGCCGGGGGCGAGGATGTCGCGGACCTGCGCGTGCGTCATTCCGAACTGAAGGGTGTGACGGTGCCGGCGGACCGGGCGCCTTCTATGATCGACGAATATCCGGTGCTCGCCGTTGCCGCGGCGTTCGCCGAAGGCGCGACGACAATGCTGGGCCTGGAGGAATTGCGGGTCAAGGAATCCGACAGGCTGTCCGCCGTAGCGGACGGACTGAAACTCAATGGCGTCGACTGCGACGAGGGCGAGGATACGCTGGTCGTCCGCGGCCGCCCGGGCGGCAAGGGCTATGGCAATGCCACCGGGTCTTCGGTCGTCACCCATCTCGATCATCGGATCGCGATGAGCTTCCTGGTCATGGGCCTGGTCTCCGAACATGCGGTGACGGTTGACGATGCCGGCATCATCGCTACCAGTTTCCCGGAATTCATGGATCTGATGACTGGCCTCGGCGCCCGTATCGAGCCGGTTGAGAGCAGGGCGGCCTGA
- the cmk gene encoding (d)CMP kinase codes for MGFVIAIDGPAAAGKGTLSRRIAKTYGFQHLDTGLTYRATAKALLDAGLPLDDEEVAERMARELHLGGLDRSVLSRHEIGEAASKIAVMPSVRRALVEAQQAFSRREPGTVLDGRDIGTVVCPDAPVKLYVTASSEVRAKRRFDEIIAGGGEADFGAIFADVKKRDERDMGRADSPLRPADDAHLLDTSEMSIEAAFQAAKSLIDAALNKD; via the coding sequence ATGGGCTTCGTCATCGCCATCGACGGACCGGCGGCAGCTGGCAAGGGAACGCTCTCGCGCCGGATCGCCAAAACCTACGGCTTTCAGCACCTCGACACCGGGCTCACCTACCGCGCCACTGCCAAGGCACTCCTCGATGCCGGCCTGCCGCTCGACGACGAAGAGGTGGCGGAAAGGATGGCGCGCGAGCTGCATCTCGGAGGCCTGGATCGGTCCGTCCTGTCGCGCCACGAGATCGGCGAGGCGGCGTCGAAGATCGCGGTCATGCCTTCCGTGCGTCGTGCGCTGGTCGAGGCGCAGCAGGCCTTTTCGCGGCGCGAGCCGGGAACGGTGCTCGACGGCCGCGATATCGGCACCGTCGTCTGCCCGGACGCGCCGGTGAAGCTCTACGTCACGGCCTCCTCGGAAGTGCGCGCAAAACGGCGCTTCGACGAAATCATCGCCGGCGGCGGCGAGGCGGATTTCGGGGCGATCTTCGCCGACGTGAAGAAGCGCGATGAACGGGATATGGGTCGCGCAGACAGTCCCTTGAGACCCGCGGACGATGCGCACTTGCTTGATACTTCGGAAATGAGTATAGAAGCCGCGTTTCAGGCCGCGAAGAGCCTTATCGACGCTGCCTTGAATAAAGATTGA
- the rpsA gene encoding 30S ribosomal protein S1 translates to MAVSNPTREDFASLLEESFAQTDLAEGYVTKGLVTAIEKDMAVVDVGLKVEGRIALKEFGVKGKDGSLKVGDEVEVYVERIENALGEAVLSREKARREESWVKLEAKFEAGERVEGIIFNQVKGGFTVDLDGAVAFLPRSQVDIRPIRDVTPLMHNPQPFEILKMDKRRGNIVVSRRTVLEESRAEQRSEIVQNLEEGQVVDGVVKNITDYGAFVDLGGIDGLLHVTDMAWRRVNHPSEILSIGQSVKVQIIRINQETHRISLGMKQLESDPWDGIAAKYPIGKKISGTVTNITDYGAFVELEPGIEGLIHISEMSWTKKNVHPGKILSTTQDVDVVVLEVDPSKRRISLGLKQTLENPWQAFAFSHPAGTEVEGEVKNKTEFGLFIGLEGDVDGMVHLSDLDWNRPGEQVIEEYNKGDVVKAVVLDVDVEKERISLGIKQLGKDAVGDAAASGELRKNAVVSCEVIAVNDGGVEVKLVNHEDITSFIRRNDLARDRDDQRPERFSVGQVFDARVTNFSKKDRKVMLSIKALEIAEEKEAVAQFGSSDSGASLGDILGAALKNRGNNE, encoded by the coding sequence ATGGCAGTATCTAACCCCACGCGGGAGGACTTCGCGTCGCTCCTCGAAGAATCCTTCGCACAGACCGATCTGGCCGAAGGCTATGTGACCAAGGGTCTGGTCACAGCGATCGAAAAGGACATGGCTGTTGTCGACGTCGGCCTCAAGGTCGAAGGTCGCATCGCGCTGAAGGAATTCGGCGTCAAGGGCAAGGACGGTTCGCTGAAGGTCGGCGACGAAGTCGAAGTCTATGTCGAGCGCATCGAAAATGCTCTCGGCGAAGCTGTTCTGTCGCGCGAGAAGGCTCGCCGCGAAGAAAGCTGGGTCAAGCTGGAAGCCAAGTTCGAAGCCGGCGAGCGCGTCGAAGGCATCATCTTCAACCAGGTCAAGGGTGGCTTCACCGTCGATCTGGATGGCGCCGTGGCCTTCCTGCCGCGTTCGCAGGTCGACATCCGTCCGATCCGCGACGTCACCCCGCTGATGCACAACCCGCAGCCCTTCGAAATCCTCAAGATGGACAAGCGTCGCGGCAACATCGTTGTTTCGCGCCGTACGGTTCTCGAAGAGTCCCGTGCCGAGCAGCGTTCTGAAATCGTTCAGAACCTCGAAGAAGGCCAGGTTGTTGACGGCGTCGTCAAGAACATCACCGATTACGGTGCGTTCGTTGACCTCGGCGGCATCGACGGCCTGCTGCACGTTACCGACATGGCCTGGCGCCGCGTCAATCATCCGTCGGAAATCCTGTCCATTGGCCAGTCGGTCAAGGTTCAGATCATCCGCATCAACCAGGAAACCCACCGCATCTCGCTCGGCATGAAGCAGCTCGAGTCGGATCCGTGGGATGGCATCGCGGCCAAGTACCCGATCGGCAAGAAGATCTCCGGTACGGTCACGAACATCACCGACTACGGTGCGTTCGTTGAGCTGGAGCCGGGCATCGAAGGCCTGATCCACATCTCCGAGATGTCCTGGACCAAGAAGAACGTACACCCCGGCAAGATCCTGTCCACGACGCAGGATGTCGATGTTGTCGTTCTCGAAGTCGATCCGTCAAAGCGCCGTATCTCGCTCGGTCTCAAGCAGACCCTCGAGAACCCATGGCAGGCATTTGCCTTCAGCCATCCGGCCGGCACTGAAGTCGAAGGCGAAGTCAAGAACAAGACCGAGTTCGGCCTGTTCATCGGCCTCGAAGGCGACGTTGACGGCATGGTCCACCTCTCCGACCTCGACTGGAACCGTCCGGGCGAGCAGGTTATCGAGGAGTACAACAAGGGCGACGTCGTCAAGGCTGTCGTTCTCGATGTGGACGTCGAGAAGGAGCGTATTTCGCTCGGCATCAAGCAGCTCGGTAAGGATGCAGTCGGCGATGCCGCTGCTTCGGGCGAACTGCGCAAGAACGCTGTCGTTTCGTGCGAAGTCATCGCCGTCAACGACGGTGGCGTCGAAGTGAAGCTCGTGAACCACGAAGACATCACCTCGTTCATCCGCCGCAACGACCTGGCACGCGATCGCGACGATCAGCGTCCGGAGCGCTTCTCGGTCGGCCAGGTGTTCGACGCACGCGTCACCAACTTCTCCAAGAAGGACCGCAAGGTCATGCTGTCGATCAAGGCTCTCGAGATCGCAGAAGAGAAGGAAGCTGTTGCTCAGTTCGGTTCGTCCGACTCGGGCGCATCGCTCGGCGACATCCTCGGCGCGGCTCTCAAGAACCGCGGCAACAACGAGTAA